Proteins from a genomic interval of Aspergillus flavus chromosome 7, complete sequence:
- a CDS encoding short-chain dehydrogenase, protein MSLSRKSTFFPHNPVFIITGSLGGLGKELAAILYQRNAKVYLAAQSEKKTAEVIKEIRKAHPKSSGELLFHPLQLNDLATIKSSAEQFLTRESRLDGSTTVQGCELQLGINSLGYFLFTHFLHPLLIASSAADTAPIPAIDFSNIDYYHDAGIWSKYSRSKAGNVLYAVKYARRARSKGIINIKLISHPPINGAYAEHFAGLHPSITEENNGGWVAPFGKLEPVRMDLLDISLCWKYWKWCETQVTPYI, encoded by the exons ATGTCTTTATCTCGGAAGAGTACCTTTTTCCCTCACAATCCA GTCTTTATTATAACGGGCAGCTTAGGCGGTCTCGGTAAAGAGCTCGCTGCAATACTCTATCAGCGCAATGCCAAAGTATATCTAGCGGCACAGAGTGAGAAAAAAACTGCAGAAGTAATCAAAGAGATCCGGAAAGCTCACCCTAAGTCATCTGGTGAACTGCTGTTCCACCCCTTACAGCTGAATGATCTGGCTACTATTAAGTCATCTGCGGAGCAATTCCTCACTCGTGAGTCCCGACTAGAT GGATCCACGACTGTACAAGGCTGCGAATTACAGCTGGGAATCAACAGTTTGGgttatttcctttttacccACTTCCTTCATCCCCTCTTG ATTGCCTCTAGTGCTGCAGACACTGCTCCTATACCTGCGATTGATTTTTCTAACATAGACTATTATCATGACGCAGGGATCTGGAGTAAATATTCCCGAAGCAAAGCGGGAAACGTTCTATATGCTGTTAAGTACGCAAGAAGAGCTAGAAGCAAGGGCATCATTAATATA AAACTTATTAGCCACCCTCCAATTAATGGGGCTTACGCAGAACACTTTGCCGGCCTTCATCCATCCATTACGGAAGAGAATAACGGCGGTTGGG TCGCGCCATTCGGCAAATTAGAACCAGTGCGCATGGATCTGTTAGATATAAGTCTCTGCTGGAAGTACTGGAAGTGGTGCGAAACACAGGTCACACCATATATATAG